TTCTATAACTTTTCtcttattatctcatttgatcttccTAATTACCACTCCAACAATTaggatccccatttcacagataaagagACTGAGGCACAAAACAGTTAGGGCAGGTGCCCCACAAGAGGATAAGACTCTCCAGCCAGTAAGTGGTGGATCTAGGCTGGAGCCCAGGGATTTCAGCAGGCCCACTACAGCTGCCTCTGTTGATATTCCTAGCAATAATGTAAATACTGGGGAGGAGGGTTAAAGGTGGAAGTTGTAAGGGTTTTCATAAAACTCCCTTTTTTGCTGGTTTGCTGTCTAGAGAACAGTGAAATAAACGTGGACCACGTTTCTTCACAGCGAAGGCAAGACCTGTGCAGTTCACTGTATATCCCACTCACAGGctgcatttgggaacaaagaaaatTCTCACAGGGTGATTGCATTAGTTTCCTCAGGCTGTGGTAACAAAGTGCCGCAAACTAGGTGGCTTAGAACGACAGAAATGTACTGTCTCCCAGGTTGGAGGCCAGAGGCCAAGATCAAGGCATCAGTTGGCCATGCCCAGTCTAAAGGCACTCAGAAAGGTCTGTTCTAGGtgtctctcctagcttctggtggtcgCCTGGCTTGTGGCAGAACTTGTCTTCACATGGCCGCCTCCCCGGGTGCACATCTATCTCCGTGTCCAAATTTTTCCctctttataaggacaccagtcataatgGATCAgtgcccaccctaatgacctcattttaacttgactgcttctgtaaagaccctattcaaataaggtcacacGCTGAGGTCTAGGTTAGGAGTCGAACAAATCTTTTTTAAAGGGATGCAATTCAACCCACAACAGGGATGATAATAGTACAGTTTGGAGCCTTTTAGTAAACTAAGCATAGTTAGGAATACTATCAAACTAACTATGAAGTTCATCAAGTTTTTAAAGCACTCACAGCCTAGCTCACTTCATAAAATGTGCCATAGAACCATAGCAAATTTGGCACTTTCTGGGATATTTGAAAGCCTTTGATCAAAGGAATGCTCATAATTAATACTGaaatacttcattcattcatcataatAATATTAAGTGCCAGGCACAACTTAGCAGGTAATTTTCGTgactttttggtgtttttttttaccTAACTAGAATTCTATCTGACAAAGGTAAGAGGGAAGAACAGGGACGGTTCTTAGCCATCACTGTAGCTAAACTGCTTACCCCAGAAGGATccgtttcattattttattttcatttcattcatacctgtttttttattaaataatgatGTCAAGTTTATTTTACATTAGCAGGTAATTCAAAATGGCTTCTTAGGTGGCTGGGGTTTGCTCCTGACCTTAATTACAACTTCTTTCATAAGAGTAGCAATCTCTGGTGGGAAAAACATGTTATTCTACCTTCTGCTAAGAACAACAGAAACAAGCCCTATTTTcacagtttcttttttaaaagctctAACAAACAGCATGCCAGCCAAAGGTGGACATGCGTCAATGACTATACTCCCTAGGTGCGCTGTATACTTTTAAATGAGACTAATTGTTACTTCTACGTGTTCTGCAAAAAggtaaaatttatttctggagATCAACTGTGTTTAATAGAAAGTACTGTTCTCAAAATACTTGTTTGGATATGCTTTCTAATAATGCATCAAAGAATTCAACAGTTTAAtcaaaagaagggagggaagaatcaCAGGTAGGCACTCTGGGCATTGTACTTTATACAAAGCTGGCTGCTCAGTTTCCGGTACCCAGCAGAGATCAGTATATGCTAGCCCACTGTTAGGAAAATATAGATCATAAGGATGGAAATGAAACTTGCCTACTCCCAGGCTGCTATGTTTCTGTTTATAAGAAAATTCCAAGTAAAGTATCACATAATTAGAACTCAATAAAAATATTGAGACTAGATACTGGTTAATTTAAAAGGGAGAAAAGTATTTACGTCTGTTAGAGACACTTAAAATGCAAAGGGTCTGGTGAATCTTAAGAGGAAGGCAAGCACAAGTGGCAGTTTTAGTTCTCTTAGCAAGTTAGGAAGAAATTAAACACAATTCCTGCCTTCCCACTGAAGGAAGCACAGGAAGTGGTGTCAGCTGGGTACCACGGAACAAGTCAACTGACCTTCTTAGggctcactttcctcatctataaaatgggtgtaATACCTTGAGGGACTGTGGCAGAGATTAGGGaacacatgcatgtacacactCGCATACACATGCACCCCATTTGGTGGAGGGTctaacactcaataaatgtagaGGCACTGTTAGGATAAGCTTTGTTCTAGAACTGAAAGCAAGCCCTGTATTAAAACAACTCTGGAAACTAATAGAACTGAGGTGCAACATCACCATACCTTTTCCCAGGCTTAGGACTGGATCTAGAATATTGTCAAGGAGTTATAAAATGACTTTAAAGATTAGGGAAGAAAACAATGCAGAAGGCAGGGCAGGAAAGGGAAGCACGTGGAGACAGGCCTGCACTTACGTCGCTCTTCCTTGTGCCTTTCGGTCTCTGCAAAGTACTGGCGGAGCTCCTCGGTGATCTCCATGTTGCTCAGGTCGCATTCCACTCCCCCATCTGACTCGCTCTCCATCTCGTCCTCTGCTAGCCAAGCTTGGTCTCTTCTTGTGCTGTCACGTGGATGCTGCCTGGCTCTTCGGGGACCTGAATGCCCATAGCGTGAGTTCTGAGAGGCCAAGTGATGGTCATAGGAGGACTGAGCAGATCTACCCTTGTAGGCATAAGAGCTCTGGGGAAGAGCTGAGGGAGAGAGGGGCCACAGGCAACTGAAATAAGACTCCACGGCCTTCTGATAGGCGTTCTGGTGCCTTCGCATCCAAGCCATGGCTTGATGATAATGCTGCCAGTATCTTGCATACACCGGATGAGAAAACCAAGCCTCAGTAATTTTCGATGATGATGCCTACAAAATGAAGGGAGGCATAGGCTAGATGCCACACAGTTCTAACAAGAGAAATCCTCAAATGTTTAATCAACTAACCAAcaggtatttactgagcatctcctAAATAGCTACTCTACATCTGGAAGCTACTGAGCCAAAGAGAATACAGGACAGGTCCATGCCCACAATGTGCAAATGGATGCACATTTGCTCTGAAGTATGTGTACATGAGGTACGCACAGGACAATTAGTTTAAGATTAAGGCCATTATAAAGTAGGGACACAGGCTAAGAACTATTATTTTTAGTTAAGATGCAGGGAGATTATGGACCCAAAGTCTATCACCTTGGCCTTCTCTGTCCACTGTAATTCAGTGACTAGTTCCAAGTTAGAAAGGGCCTGCCAAGAACCACATGGACTAAAAGCATGATATTCTctggactctctctccctctctgccccctAAATACCTGCTGGGCTGGCCTACTCCTCAGTGCCTTTTAGTTTTCTGACTTACTTCTTTGGTCTTCTCCATTATACAATGAGAACATGAAGACCACAAAGGCTAAAATTTACCTTTTTCTttaatgagttaaaaaaaaacacaacttacCTTTGTTGCCATCTCTGAGTATGAATATCCAAATGGGCACTGAAGCTAGGAAAGAACAAGCAAAGCACAAACATCAGGTGAGTACAGGGGGCGACACTCAGGGAGGGCTATTCTCTGGTTTGCAGAGCAGCTCCTCAAAGGTTGCTTCTTCCCAGTACCATGCCTGATCTTCATGCAACATGCCAGCATAGGGCCCTGGCACGGATTAGACTTTGTGGTCCAAATAGGAGGGATCCTCTTAAGTATGATTAAGTGGCTCAAAGGACACTGCATTTTTCAAGTACTTGTTTCCCTATTGAAAACAAAGTCTATGGAAAGAACCATATAAACAGTTAATAGTTAAGTatgaatatacaaaataatatacAGAACATGAATAAAAGTGTTCAACTTCTACTTTTAATTTACTAATCCATAACCCAGGCTAATACCTATTTAAATTAACTCTGGAAGTCCCTGAGGCTTGACTAGAATAGAATACATTTGGCCAACTTACtacttaattttttctcttaatataagTTCAGAAGTTGAGAGCTACTAAAATGCCAGCCTATACCAGAATGTAGTTAAAAA
This DNA window, taken from Manis pentadactyla isolate mManPen7 chromosome X, mManPen7.hap1, whole genome shotgun sequence, encodes the following:
- the GEMIN8 gene encoding gem-associated protein 8 yields the protein MATKASSSKITEAWFSHPVYARYWQHYHQAMAWMRRHQNAYQKAVESYFSCLWPLSPSALPQSSYAYKGRSAQSSYDHHLASQNSRYGHSGPRRARQHPRDSTRRDQAWLAEDEMESESDGGVECDLSNMEITEELRQYFAETERHKEERRRQQQLDAKRLEDYVNADHDLYRHSHRSVETPAERPGERRQAEMKRLYGNSAAKIQAMEAAVQLSFDKHCDTKRPKYWPVIPLKF